The following DNA comes from Aneurinibacillus sp. REN35.
AATAAAAATTTTGGAGCCATTCAGAATGTACTTGTCACCTTTTTTTACTGCTGAGGTGCGCATGCTTCCAGCATCAGAGCCTGCGTTTGGCTCGGTTAAAGCAAATGCGCCAATGTACTCGCCTGAAGCTAACTTCGGCACGTATTTCTTTTTCTGTTCTTCATTGCCGAAATATAAAATTGGGTTTGTGCCTACTGATGTGTGTACAGACAAAATAACACCAACAGTTGGACTTACCTTAGAGATTTCATTGATTGCGAGAATATAGGAGATAAAGTCGGCTTCAGCGCCGCCCCATTTCTCTTCGATTGGAATGCCCATTAGACCGTATTCACCCATCTTGCGAACAATCTCAAGCGGGAATTCATCCGTCTCTTCCATCTTCTCTACCTGTGGGGCGATCTCTTCGCGGGCAAAGTCCCGCACCATACGACGCATCATTTCTTGTTCTTCTGTAAATTGTAAATGCATGGTTTCTCCTCCTAGCTCCTGTTGCTTTTCTCTTTACCTACTCATATACGTAGAATCCGCGACCTGATTTGCGTCCTAGCCATCCTGCTTTTACATACTTGCGCAGCAGCGGGCATGGACGATACTTCGAATCACCGAAGCCTTCATGCAGCACTTCCATAATGGATAGGCACGTATCAAGACCGATAAAGTCAGCCAGTGTTAGCGGCCCCATCGGATGATTCATACCAAGCTTCATGATTTCATCAATCGCTTCCGGTGTCGCTACGCCTTCGTATACGCAGTAGATGGCCTCATTAATCATCGGCATCAGTACGCGATTGGAGATAAAGGCTGGGAAGTCGTTAACTTCTACGCCTACTTTGTTCATCTTCTCGGATAGCTCAGCGACAATGCGGTATGTCTCATCCGATGTAGCCAATCCGCGAATAACCTCAATCAACTTCATTACCGGAACCGGATTCATGAAGTGCATACCGATGACTTTCTCCGGACGATTGGTTACCGCCGCAATCTCCGTGATCGGAAGTGAGGACGTATTGCTTGCAAGAATCGCATGCGCTGGTGCGATTTCATCTAATTGCTTAAAGATCTCTGATTTAATCGCCATGTTTTCTACAGCCGCTTCCACTACAAAGTCAATATCTTTGGCATTATTAATGTCTGTAGATGGAGTGATGCGGCTTATGATCGCTTGTTTCTCTTCTTCTGTTTTGCGTCCCTTTTCCACATCACGGGTCAGATTTTTCGTGATCACGCCAAGACCGCGCTGTACGAACTCTTCTTTTACATCGTGCAGTATAACGTCAAGACCCGCTTGCGCTGCTACCTGAGCGATGCCGCTTCCCATCTGGCCTGCGCCAATGACCATGAATTTTTTTACTTCCATTGTCTCCACTCCTTATATGTGAGATTAAAGTAAAGAAAATTATAAAGAGAGTAACAAGAAAAAGTGAGCTGCTAAGAGAGGAGCCGGATGCCTTTCTCTCTTTTCTATACACAAGCTGGCCTATGTTCTCCTTCTCTATCACATTCTCTTGTTACTTCGTCTTTGCCTGTTATTCTGCTGCTGGCACCTCTACCAAGATGGCATCGCCCTGGGCCGCTCCG
Coding sequences within:
- a CDS encoding 3-hydroxybutyryl-CoA dehydrogenase, whose product is MEVKKFMVIGAGQMGSGIAQVAAQAGLDVILHDVKEEFVQRGLGVITKNLTRDVEKGRKTEEEKQAIISRITPSTDINNAKDIDFVVEAAVENMAIKSEIFKQLDEIAPAHAILASNTSSLPITEIAAVTNRPEKVIGMHFMNPVPVMKLIEVIRGLATSDETYRIVAELSEKMNKVGVEVNDFPAFISNRVLMPMINEAIYCVYEGVATPEAIDEIMKLGMNHPMGPLTLADFIGLDTCLSIMEVLHEGFGDSKYRPCPLLRKYVKAGWLGRKSGRGFYVYE